The following are encoded in a window of Carya illinoinensis cultivar Pawnee chromosome 15, C.illinoinensisPawnee_v1, whole genome shotgun sequence genomic DNA:
- the LOC122296106 gene encoding N-alpha-acetyltransferase 40 isoform X4, whose translation MESKRLPSKHSNDNREKRVKRKEILEKKKAIDECIKSASADKDPLASFPPFRSYNRNGLSVHLKAQCGDKLSLAIKQYIMSLLKDNMEEPYGSDWPTEEKVKRREMVIPEARYIFVHETPNECSYRTEREQTYTNCIEDKGHIVGFVHYRFTLEEEIPVLYVYELQLEPRVQAKGLGKFLMQLIELVAHKNRMGAVMLTVQKANSLAMNFYLNKLSRYVIAAVSPSRVDPLIGVEKRYEILCKTFDHEAKAILEIGDIAQK comes from the exons ATGGAGTCGAAGAGGCTTCCCAGCAAACATTCCAATGACAACAGAGAAAAGAGAGTAAAGCGTAAGGAG ATTCTCGAGAAGAAGAAGGCAATTGATGAGTGTATCAAATCAGCCTCCGCTGATAAAGACCCTCTTGCTTCTTTCCCGCCCTTTCGCAGCTACAACAGAAATG GACTATCTGTACACTTGAAAGCGCAGTGTGGGGATAAGCTCTCCTTGGCTATCAAGCAGTACATTATGAGCCTCCTTAAG GACAATATGGAGGAGCCATATGGATCTGATTGGCCAACAGAAGAGAAGGTCAAGCGCAGGGAAATGGTTATCCCAGAAGCACGCTATATATTTGTGCATGAGACCCCAAATGAATGTTCCTATAGGACAGAAAGGGAACAAACTTATACGAATTGCATAGAAGATAAGGGACACATTGTTGGGTTTGTACACTACCGCTTTACTCTTGAGGAGGAGATACCTGTTCTTTATGTATATGAATTACAGCTTGAGCCCCGTGTCCAAGCGAAGGGGCTGGGGAAATTTCTAATGCAACTAATTGAGCTTGTTGCTCACAAG AATCGCATGGGTGCTGTGATGCTAACCGTTCAAAAAGCAAACTCATTAGCTATGAACTTCTATCTAAATAAGCTGAG CAGATATGTAATAGCAGCTGTTTCACCGTCAAGAGTTGATCCATTG ATAGGAGTTGAGAAGAGATATGAAATTCTTTGCAAAACATTTGATCATGAAGCCAAGGCTATCCTGGAG ATCGGTGACATTGCTCAGAAGTAA
- the LOC122296106 gene encoding N-alpha-acetyltransferase 40 isoform X1: protein MLEDETAVVSKMLEDHYSCININFPTHNAFLIRVCVRYTPQEPTILIACSSVAMESKRLPSKHSNDNREKRVKRKEILEKKKAIDECIKSASADKDPLASFPPFRSYNRNGLSVHLKAQCGDKLSLAIKQYIMSLLKDNMEEPYGSDWPTEEKVKRREMVIPEARYIFVHETPNECSYRTEREQTYTNCIEDKGHIVGFVHYRFTLEEEIPVLYVYELQLEPRVQAKGLGKFLMQLIELVAHKNRMGAVMLTVQKANSLAMNFYLNKLSRYVIAAVSPSRVDPLIGVEKRYEILCKTFDHEAKAILEIGDIAQK from the exons ATGCTAGAAGATGAGACGGCAGTGGTGTCAAAGATGCTTGAGGACCATTACAGTTGCATCAACATTAATTTCCCCACCCACAATGCTTTCTTGATTAGAGTGTGTGTAAGGTACACACCACAGGAACCCACTATTTTGAT AGCGTGCTCTTCGGTAGCAATGGAGTCGAAGAGGCTTCCCAGCAAACATTCCAATGACAACAGAGAAAAGAGAGTAAAGCGTAAGGAG ATTCTCGAGAAGAAGAAGGCAATTGATGAGTGTATCAAATCAGCCTCCGCTGATAAAGACCCTCTTGCTTCTTTCCCGCCCTTTCGCAGCTACAACAGAAATG GACTATCTGTACACTTGAAAGCGCAGTGTGGGGATAAGCTCTCCTTGGCTATCAAGCAGTACATTATGAGCCTCCTTAAG GACAATATGGAGGAGCCATATGGATCTGATTGGCCAACAGAAGAGAAGGTCAAGCGCAGGGAAATGGTTATCCCAGAAGCACGCTATATATTTGTGCATGAGACCCCAAATGAATGTTCCTATAGGACAGAAAGGGAACAAACTTATACGAATTGCATAGAAGATAAGGGACACATTGTTGGGTTTGTACACTACCGCTTTACTCTTGAGGAGGAGATACCTGTTCTTTATGTATATGAATTACAGCTTGAGCCCCGTGTCCAAGCGAAGGGGCTGGGGAAATTTCTAATGCAACTAATTGAGCTTGTTGCTCACAAG AATCGCATGGGTGCTGTGATGCTAACCGTTCAAAAAGCAAACTCATTAGCTATGAACTTCTATCTAAATAAGCTGAG CAGATATGTAATAGCAGCTGTTTCACCGTCAAGAGTTGATCCATTG ATAGGAGTTGAGAAGAGATATGAAATTCTTTGCAAAACATTTGATCATGAAGCCAAGGCTATCCTGGAG ATCGGTGACATTGCTCAGAAGTAA
- the LOC122296106 gene encoding N-alpha-acetyltransferase 40 isoform X3, producing the protein MLEDETAVVSKMLEDHYSCININFPTHNAFLIRVCVRACSSVAMESKRLPSKHSNDNREKRVKRKEILEKKKAIDECIKSASADKDPLASFPPFRSYNRNGLSVHLKAQCGDKLSLAIKQYIMSLLKDNMEEPYGSDWPTEEKVKRREMVIPEARYIFVHETPNECSYRTEREQTYTNCIEDKGHIVGFVHYRFTLEEEIPVLYVYELQLEPRVQAKGLGKFLMQLIELVAHKNRMGAVMLTVQKANSLAMNFYLNKLSRYVIAAVSPSRVDPLIGVEKRYEILCKTFDHEAKAILEIGDIAQK; encoded by the exons ATGCTAGAAGATGAGACGGCAGTGGTGTCAAAGATGCTTGAGGACCATTACAGTTGCATCAACATTAATTTCCCCACCCACAATGCTTTCTTGATTAGAGTGTGTGTAAG AGCGTGCTCTTCGGTAGCAATGGAGTCGAAGAGGCTTCCCAGCAAACATTCCAATGACAACAGAGAAAAGAGAGTAAAGCGTAAGGAG ATTCTCGAGAAGAAGAAGGCAATTGATGAGTGTATCAAATCAGCCTCCGCTGATAAAGACCCTCTTGCTTCTTTCCCGCCCTTTCGCAGCTACAACAGAAATG GACTATCTGTACACTTGAAAGCGCAGTGTGGGGATAAGCTCTCCTTGGCTATCAAGCAGTACATTATGAGCCTCCTTAAG GACAATATGGAGGAGCCATATGGATCTGATTGGCCAACAGAAGAGAAGGTCAAGCGCAGGGAAATGGTTATCCCAGAAGCACGCTATATATTTGTGCATGAGACCCCAAATGAATGTTCCTATAGGACAGAAAGGGAACAAACTTATACGAATTGCATAGAAGATAAGGGACACATTGTTGGGTTTGTACACTACCGCTTTACTCTTGAGGAGGAGATACCTGTTCTTTATGTATATGAATTACAGCTTGAGCCCCGTGTCCAAGCGAAGGGGCTGGGGAAATTTCTAATGCAACTAATTGAGCTTGTTGCTCACAAG AATCGCATGGGTGCTGTGATGCTAACCGTTCAAAAAGCAAACTCATTAGCTATGAACTTCTATCTAAATAAGCTGAG CAGATATGTAATAGCAGCTGTTTCACCGTCAAGAGTTGATCCATTG ATAGGAGTTGAGAAGAGATATGAAATTCTTTGCAAAACATTTGATCATGAAGCCAAGGCTATCCTGGAG ATCGGTGACATTGCTCAGAAGTAA
- the LOC122296108 gene encoding N-acetylglucosaminyl-phosphatidylinositol de-N-acetylase — protein MAWMLIVGSLVLAWIASLCKIFHGSSSSFRNSFLNTGGTLRKRNVLLIVAHPDDESMFFSPTITFLTSRGHNLHVLCLSMGDADGKGNIRKDELYQACAILKVPLQQVKIMDHPDLQDGFGRVWNHTLLAKIIEGEIMSYGIDLIITFDNYGVSGHCNHRDVHYGVCKFLHNGPGNNIEAWELVSTNILRKYSGPLDIWLSIIHAMQHSGEVMHCLLNEQPQKSFLAMAQHSSQWVWFRKLFVAFSSYTYVNTLRKIKYM, from the exons ATGGCATGGATGTTGATTGTTGGTTCGCTGGTTCTGGCCTGGATAGCATCTCTGTGCAAAATTTTCCATGGATCAAGTTCCTCTTTCAGGAACTCCTTCTTGAATACAG GTGGAACTCTTCGCAAGAGAAATGTCTTGCTGATTGTCGCCCACCCAGATGATGAGTCTAT GTTCTTTTCTCCGACAATAACCTTTCTGACTTCAAGAGGGCATAATCTGCACGTATTGTGCTTGTCAATGG gtGATGCTGATGGCAAGGGCAATATCAGAAAGGACGAGCTCTATCAGGCTTGTGCAATTCTCAAG GTTCCACTTCAACAAGTGAAGATTATGGACCATCCAGATTTGCAG GATGGTTTTGGCAGGGTTTGGAACCATACTTTACTGGCTAAGATTATTGAAGGGGAAATTATGAGTTATGGCATTGACTTG ATTATTACTTTCGATAACTATGGTGTGTCAGGTCATTGTAATCATCGTGATGTGCATTATGGGGTATG CAAGTTCTTGCATAATGGTCCAGGAAATAATATCGAGGCCTGGGAACTT GTCAGTACCAATATTTTGCGCAAGTATAGTGGACCACTTGATATCTGGTTGTCGATTATACATGCCATGCAACACTCGGGTGAAGTGATGCATTGCTTGCTAAATGAACAACCCCAGAAGAGCTTCCTCGCAATGGCACAACACTCAAGCCAATGGGTTTG GTTTCGCAAGCTTTTTGTAGCGTTTTCCAGTTACACTTATGTGAACACACTCAGAAAGATCAAATATATGTGA
- the LOC122296106 gene encoding N-alpha-acetyltransferase 40 isoform X2 — MLEDETAVVSKMLEDHYSCININFPTHNAFLIRVCVRYTPQEPTILIACSSVAMESKRLPSKHSNDNREKRVKRKEILEKKKAIDECIKSASADKDPLASFPPFRSYNRNGLSVHLKAQCGDKLSLAIKQYIMSLLKDNMEEPYGSDWPTEEKVKRREMVIPEARYIFVHETPNECSYRTEREQTYTNCIEDKGHIVGFVHYRFTLEEEIPVLYVYELQLEPRVQAKGLGKFLMQLIELVAHKNRMGAVMLTVQKANSLAMNFYLNKLRYVIAAVSPSRVDPLIGVEKRYEILCKTFDHEAKAILEIGDIAQK, encoded by the exons ATGCTAGAAGATGAGACGGCAGTGGTGTCAAAGATGCTTGAGGACCATTACAGTTGCATCAACATTAATTTCCCCACCCACAATGCTTTCTTGATTAGAGTGTGTGTAAGGTACACACCACAGGAACCCACTATTTTGAT AGCGTGCTCTTCGGTAGCAATGGAGTCGAAGAGGCTTCCCAGCAAACATTCCAATGACAACAGAGAAAAGAGAGTAAAGCGTAAGGAG ATTCTCGAGAAGAAGAAGGCAATTGATGAGTGTATCAAATCAGCCTCCGCTGATAAAGACCCTCTTGCTTCTTTCCCGCCCTTTCGCAGCTACAACAGAAATG GACTATCTGTACACTTGAAAGCGCAGTGTGGGGATAAGCTCTCCTTGGCTATCAAGCAGTACATTATGAGCCTCCTTAAG GACAATATGGAGGAGCCATATGGATCTGATTGGCCAACAGAAGAGAAGGTCAAGCGCAGGGAAATGGTTATCCCAGAAGCACGCTATATATTTGTGCATGAGACCCCAAATGAATGTTCCTATAGGACAGAAAGGGAACAAACTTATACGAATTGCATAGAAGATAAGGGACACATTGTTGGGTTTGTACACTACCGCTTTACTCTTGAGGAGGAGATACCTGTTCTTTATGTATATGAATTACAGCTTGAGCCCCGTGTCCAAGCGAAGGGGCTGGGGAAATTTCTAATGCAACTAATTGAGCTTGTTGCTCACAAG AATCGCATGGGTGCTGTGATGCTAACCGTTCAAAAAGCAAACTCATTAGCTATGAACTTCTATCTAAATAAGCTGAG ATATGTAATAGCAGCTGTTTCACCGTCAAGAGTTGATCCATTG ATAGGAGTTGAGAAGAGATATGAAATTCTTTGCAAAACATTTGATCATGAAGCCAAGGCTATCCTGGAG ATCGGTGACATTGCTCAGAAGTAA